From a single Ornithodoros turicata isolate Travis chromosome 8, ASM3712646v1, whole genome shotgun sequence genomic region:
- the LOC135366219 gene encoding protein MIS12 homolog: MEKSSCDTTSGEYNVQMFEATPQAIADSLYNIYIDRLEEHLHLLKEVARKILKNDAEEKLEEKFATIIENNVNDTNKQFDRLEVYLSLNALSIPSHVLLPEDCVHRSPKEYSTLKAEIDQLKEGIMQEKCRREALLQELEQQKAIEPELLATAEYVQQLCGVLEP, translated from the exons ATGGAAAAGAGTTCCTGTGACACCACAAGCGGCGAGTACAATGTCCAAATGTTCGAGGCAACCCCGCAGGCCATAGCTGATTCAC TCTACAACATCTACATCGATCGGCTAGAAGAGCATTTGCATTTACTGAAGGAAGTCGCACGAAAAATA CTCAAGAATGACGCAGAGGAGAAGCTTGAGGAGAAGTTCGCCACAATAATTGAGAACAACGTTAATGATACTAACAAGCAGTTTGACCGTCTTGAG GTATACCTGTCATTGAATGCCCTCAGTATTCCTTCTCATGTGTTGCTACCCGAGGACTGTGTACATAGGTCACCAAAAGAGTATTCTACGCTCAAAGCTGAAATTGATCAACTGAAAGAGGGTATCATGCAG GAGAAATGTAGACGAGAAGCGCTTCTGCAAGAACTCGAACAACAGAAGGCAATAGAACCGGAGCTTCTTGCGACTGCAGAGTACGTGCAGCAGCTCTGCGGTGTCCTGGAACCTTAG